A window from uncultured Desulfobacter sp. encodes these proteins:
- a CDS encoding transposase, with product MILEQLREYGISISSGQINSIITENKDQYHAEKDEILSAGLKFSSHINVDDTGARHNGKNGYCTHIGNHFFAWFKSTDSKSRINFLQLLRCNHKDYVINDAAIEYMKQQRLPKYQLEKFQNQCFSTERNWKSFLFQNKIRKKRHKRIATEGALLGSLLDHGWNQNLAIISDDAGQFNILTHALCWVHAERTIQKLIGFTQKRKDQIESVRSDIWDLYSDLKKYQQGPTSGAKFDLNKRFDNIFGQKTGYAALDLALNRILKNKSELLLVLERPDIPLHNNLSESDIREYVKKRKISGSTRSPAGRTCRDTFTSIKKTCRKLGVSFWDYLIDRIETRKNIPSLSDLMVRKMEEQVL from the coding sequence TTGATTCTTGAGCAACTGCGAGAGTATGGCATCAGTATCTCAAGTGGACAGATCAATTCGATCATCACCGAAAATAAAGATCAATATCATGCGGAAAAGGATGAAATTTTATCTGCAGGATTAAAATTTTCAAGCCATATTAATGTGGATGATACCGGTGCCAGGCATAATGGAAAAAATGGTTACTGCACCCATATCGGTAATCATTTTTTTGCCTGGTTTAAAAGCACCGACAGCAAAAGCAGAATCAATTTCCTCCAGTTATTGCGGTGCAACCATAAAGATTATGTGATTAACGACGCGGCCATTGAATATATGAAACAGCAGCGACTTCCCAAGTACCAACTGGAAAAATTTCAAAATCAGTGTTTTTCAACTGAACGCAACTGGAAATCCTTTTTGTTTCAGAACAAAATCCGTAAAAAACGCCACAAAAGGATTGCAACCGAAGGGGCTCTTCTGGGCAGTCTGCTTGATCATGGCTGGAATCAGAATCTTGCCATAATCAGTGATGATGCAGGTCAGTTCAATATCTTGACCCATGCTTTATGCTGGGTCCATGCAGAAAGAACAATCCAGAAATTAATCGGTTTTACACAAAAACGAAAGGATCAAATTGAGTCGGTCCGATCCGATATCTGGGATTTATACTCTGATTTAAAAAAATATCAGCAAGGCCCGACAAGTGGAGCAAAGTTTGACCTCAATAAGCGGTTTGATAATATTTTTGGACAAAAAACCGGTTATGCGGCATTAGACCTGGCCCTAAACAGAATCCTCAAAAACAAGTCTGAGCTGTTGTTGGTTCTTGAGAGGCCTGATATTCCATTGCATAATAATTTGAGCGAAAGCGATATCCGGGAATATGTCAAAAAACGAAAAATCAGTGGTTCAACCAGAAGTCCTGCGGGGAGGACCTGCCGAGACACCTTTACAAGTATTAAAAAGACTTGCAGGAAATTAGGGGTTTCGTTTTGGGATTACCTGATAGATCGAATTGAGACCCGAAAAAATATCCCATCCCTTTCGGATTTAATGGTAAGAAAAATGGAAGAGCAAGTTTTGTAA